The Synechococcus sp. RS9916 DNA segment CAGCAGCTCTGGCGCACGGTGAATCTGGGGCCCTTTAACGGAGGTCCTGCCCCGGCGCGCACGCCCTACGGCGGAACGGTGCCGTTGATTGTGAGCGCAGATAACCGCTTCCTCTATCAATTCGCCTGTTACGCCTGCGGTCGGGCGCCGACGCGGTTGTGGCAGCTGGAGGGGGAGCAGTTTGTCGATGTCAGCCATCAGCCCCGCTATCGCCCCTTGTATCGGCGTGAATTGGAGAGTTATCAGGGCCTGCTCGATCAGCCACGCGATCCGGATGGCAACCCCAATGGCTGGTTGGCGGCTTACGTCGCCACCAAGGCTCTGGTTGGCGAACGGCCGCAGGGATGGCAGCAGATGCTTGAGCGCTATTCCGCCACGAGTGACTGGGGCTTGAAGGCCTGCTTGGGGGGCTACGGCGCCCAGGGCTGTCGCACCCCTGAAGTGGTGTATCCCAATTTCCCGGAGGCCTTGAAGGCTTTTCTGCAGCGCACGGGCTACTGGAACTGAGGTCATGTTCCGGATTAACTCCCGTTGCATCAGCTGTGGCACCTGCTGGCAGTTCGACCCCGAGCACTTTGCGAATGGGGGTGCTGCGGCTGTGGTTTGTCAGCAGCCGCGCGAGTTGCCGGCGTTGCAGCGAGCTCTGCTGGCACTTCAGGCCTGCCCCGTAGCGGCTATCGAAGCCAGTGCAGAACAACGTCTTCAGAGGCCTGATGATGGATTCCCCGTGCCTGTGACGCGACATCGTCACGGTGAGGTGTTCTATTGCGGGTGGGCCTCCAAACGCAGTTTCGGAGCCTGCAGCTGGTTGATTCGCCGTCCGGACGGCAACGTGATGGTGGATGTACCGCGCTGGAGCGCACCCCTGGCCCGGCGGATCGAGGCCCTCGGCGGTTTGGCGACCATCGTGTTGACACATCGCGATGACGTGGCCGACCACGCGCGTTGGGCCAGGGCTTTTGGGGCCGAGCGCTGGATCCATGGTGCCGATGCTGAGGCCGCTCCTGAGGCCGAGCGGCACATGGAGGGTGCGGCTTCTCGGCTGATTGGTGACGGGCTCCGCCTGATCCCCACGCCAGGTCACACAGCGGGGTCGATGTGTCTTCAACTCGGGGAGCAACGGGCGGTGCTCTTCAGCGGTGATCACCTTTGGTGGAACCGGGAGCTGCAGGTGGTGGTGGCATCAGAGCGCTACTGCTGGTGGGATTTCGA contains these protein-coding regions:
- a CDS encoding MBL fold metallo-hydrolase; the protein is MFRINSRCISCGTCWQFDPEHFANGGAAAVVCQQPRELPALQRALLALQACPVAAIEASAEQRLQRPDDGFPVPVTRHRHGEVFYCGWASKRSFGACSWLIRRPDGNVMVDVPRWSAPLARRIEALGGLATIVLTHRDDVADHARWARAFGAERWIHGADAEAAPEAERHMEGAASRLIGDGLRLIPTPGHTAGSMCLQLGEQRAVLFSGDHLWWNRELQVVVASERYCWWDFERQIQSVRALLPLDVAWLLPGHGHRHVFAVGEWQMALEQTLAWVQG